Proteins from a single region of Tamandua tetradactyla isolate mTamTet1 chromosome 12, mTamTet1.pri, whole genome shotgun sequence:
- the GSC gene encoding homeobox protein goosecoid, with protein sequence MPASMFSIDNILAARPRCKDSVLPVAPSAAAPVVFPTLHGDSLYGAGGGASSDYGAFYPRPVAPGGAGLPAAVGGSRLGYNNYFYGQLHVQAAPVGPACCGAVPPLSAQQCSCVPTPPGYEGPGSVLVSPVPHQMLPYMNVGTLSRTELQLLNQLHCRRKRRHRTIFTDEQLEALENLFQETKYPDVGTREQLARKVHLREEKVEVWFKNRRAKWRRQKRSSSEESENAEKWNKTSSSKVSPEKREEEGKSDLDSDS encoded by the exons ATGCCCGCCAGCATGTTCAGCATCGACAACATCCTGGCCGCCCGGCCGCGCTGCAAGGACTCGGTGCTGCCGGTGGCGCCCAGCGCCGCGGCTCCCGTTGTCTTCCCGACCCTACACGGGGATTCGCTCTACGGCGCCGGCGGCGGGGCCTCCTCGGACTACGGCGCCTTCTACCCGCGCCCGGTGGCCCCCGGTGGCGCAGGTCTCCCAGCTGCGGTCGGCGGCTCCCGCCTCGGCTACAACAACTACTTCTACGGGCAGCTGCACGTGCAGGCGGCACCGGTGGGCCCAGCCTGCTGCGGAGCCGTGCCGCCGCTCAGTGCCCAGCAGTGCTCCTGCGTCCCGACGCCCCCAG GCTACGAGGGCCCCGGCTCGGTACTGGTGTCCCCGGTGCCGCACCAGATGCTGCCCTACATGAACGTGGGCACGCTGTCGCGCACCGAGCTGCAGCTCCTCAACCAACTGCATTGCCGGCGGAAGCGGCGGCACCGCACCATCTTCACCGACGAGCAGCTCGAAGCGCTAGAGAACCTCTTCCAGGAGACCAAGTACCCGGACGTGGGCACGCGCGAGCAGCTGGCCCGGAAGGTGCACCTCCGCGAGGAGAAAGTCGAG GTCTGGTTTAAGAACCGCCGCGCCAAATGGAGGCGGCAGAAGCGGTCCTCATCTGAGGAGTCGGAGAACGCCGAGAAGTGGAACAAGACATCGTCGTCTAAGGTGTCGCCCGAGAAGAGGGAAGAAGAAGGTAAAAGCGATTTGGACTCGGACAGTTGA